GGCCGTACTGCTCCAAGCCGTCGAACTTGCCGGCGACTCGCGGTGACCATACGCCGCGTCCGCTGAGGTACGTCTGCACCACGTTCCCCTTCACGCccacgtgcgcagcgcacgcgacGTAAACGATGCGGCCGTGCGCTGCCTCCACGAGCGGGAGAAGACCCTCGGTGAGTAGATACGGGCCAAGGAAATTAACGGCCAGCTGCACGTCATCGCCAAAGCGGGTCGTCACGTACTTTTCCCGCAGCACTCCTGCCGCGTTCACTAGTATGTCGATGGAACGGTTGCTCTGCCGCGCGCGCTTGCAGTACTCCCGCACTGCAATGAAGTCGTCGAGGTTCAGCGGCTGCAGGTGAATTTGCTGATCGACGCTGTTCTTGGCGTGGCTGCGCACGTACAAgagcgcctccgcggcgtgCGGCGAGTCCTTGGCTATAATTGTGATGTCCGCCCCCATCTttgccagctgcgccgcggtggccTTCCCGATGCCGCTGGTACCGCCGGTGAGGACAACATGCCGACCGGTCAGGTCTTTGGTGCATCGATTGCGCCTGCCGGCTGCTATGAGACGCGACAGCACGAACAAGGCGGCCATGAGCACGCACTGCACCTCAAACGGAATCACCAGCGACGAGGATATGTGGGTAACAATGTAGCCCAGGATACAGCCTGCCGGTATCATACCCATGGCCGCACTGTCTCGCATGATGGTGAAGGTGTGGCGGCCGTAGTGGTAGACGTGTTCGCCCTCGAACATCGAGACGTGGTGGAACATGCCCGGGAAGAGCGGCTTCTGCTTCACATGCGAGATGGAGCGCGGTGACGGACGTGCAGGGCGCAGTTTGactcgctgcgccgcctccccagAGCGGCTTGCTGTGGTTGCCGCCACGCTGTCGTCGGATGCTGCATTCGAGACAGCGGACGGAGCTGAAGGTGCCGATGGAGGGGAGGCCGTGGGCGAAGATGCCAACCCGCGTGAGCCCTTGCTTAGCCAGCGCCGTACCAGGGCGAgggcgggtgtgtgtgccagtCGTTGGGAATGGGAAAGgacggtggtgcggcgaAAGCCATCAGCGCAGCTGCAATGAAGACGGAGCAGGACGGCGGTCGGCTGTGAGTGTCGGGGCACCactcgcggcgcagctgctgccgcagccatGGCTGCGCTCGCACAACATCGATACATGCTGCGCCTTGCGTTTCCACCACGTCGAACGTCTGACACACCCTTTTCTCTTGCGTATATGCCCGTGAGTGATGAATACTGAAGGAGAATGCGAACggtgcacacatgcgcatgcgcacacatgcgcaagcaacgccatccacgcAAGAGTTTCAGCAAGAGAGGAGATACCTATGGAGCAGCGTAGATCATATGGACGCACAtacgccctcctcctccctcttctccccttctccacacacacgagcgcagGAGATGGTAGATGCGGAtgcgagggggggggagggtgcagcgaggcgcgcacacattCACTACTCCTTCCTTGAGGTGAGTatgtgtgcacacacacgtgtgggtacgcgcacgcagagcgAGGCGCAATGGGTGCACAGCACttgccccgccccctccttccccccttctccaTGCCCAGCGCTGCGGGTCTTGCATTCGATCATCTTGGTGTTACTGCTTTTGTTGTATTACTTCGCCACTCGTACAAAGACGCTCTGGCTACGACCGCCCCCTGCTCAACCCCCACCCACTTTATCGTGAAGTCCATTAGCACGTCACGAAAATCAACATAACACGTACACATGAGCACACGCACTGGCCCCCCATACTCCAACGCATCCATCGATGGGTGGCTCTTACTCCTGTCGTACCGTGTAGTACTTGGCGATCGTCTTCGCCATAGCCCAGCGCACTACATCGTCGCGGCTCTTTGGGTCTTGTGCGCGCTTGCTGAGCCCACTTGGCATTAGCGCACACTCGGCATAGTAGCCACCGTTCTCGATCGTGTCGCGCACGCAGCAGTTCACGACAGTTTGGCTTCCCTCGTACGCATCCTTGATCCACAGAGACCTCAGCGTGCGGGCGACGATGCTGTTGCCGAGAAACGGGCTCACGTTTGCTTGCTGCAGTGAGGTGAAGCAGAAGCCCGGGTCGGCGCAGCATACATCGACGGGGTGCAGATCGCTCTGGCGGTTCAGCGGGATGCCTTCATAGCGGCGGTTCGCAATGGACTGAGCATGGTAAATGTTGCCGAGCTTCGACGCACTGTAGCAACGCGCGGTGATCTGCAACTCGTTCGGCcccggcagcagcatcatGCGCTCACGCACCACGTTCCCTCTGGAGACGCCGTTGTGTGAGGCGCACGTGACGTACACGATGCGGCCGCACCTATGCGATGACTTGCGCAGGGACgggagcagcgcctcggTGAAGTGGAATGGCCCAAGGAAGTTGACGCCGATATGCTCCTCGAGCTTCTGCTTTGTCAAGGTCGGCTCCTCCTTCCACACACCCGCGCAGTTCACGAGGAGGTCGATGCGGTCGTGCGCGAGGGCCTTGatgcgcgcggcagctgccatCACGTCCAGCTGGTCCATGTAGTCCATGGAGATGAAGGTGACGCGGTTCTCGAGAGGCTCACACTCAGgtgaagcggaggaggacgcgaCCGTCGCGGTtgcagccggcgcagcaaCGCGGCAGTTTCGCTGTAGGAAATCCATCGTCTCCGTCTCCTTTCCAGAAGGCGCAGCGATTATGACGTGGGCGCCCAtgtccagcagctgcatcgccgtGTAGAGGCCGATGCCGCTCGTGCCGCCTGTCACGACGCACGTGTAGCCGGTCATGTCCTTGTGAACCTTGTTTCTGCGGCCGTGCACGCTTAGTCGCTGCGCCACAACACTGGCCGTCGCATACAGACCCGCCTGCACTGGGTTGAGGTACGCCGACAGTGTGTAGTAGCAGGCGTAGAGCACTAGAGGCAGCCAGAGACGGCGGCTGTGCAGCATGAGGTAGCCCATGTGCGAAGCACTGGAGTACGAAGGAACGTCGTCAGCGCTGCACACGTACGCGGAGGCCTCTGCCTTGTCGTCGCTGAGCTTGTGGATgctgtctgctgctgctgatgctgccgacggcgacgacatcGACTTGACGGCCTTGTGTCGTCCTACTGACGGAGTGGACGCGAatgaggaagagggagatgCGCGTGCGGTGCCTGCTGAGGACCTACTTGTGCTAGTCGCCGAGGCCGCTGATGAAGACGCATTGCCGGAAGAGGTGAGCAGACGGCGCGCCGTGATATTTAACGGGGCAGCGGCCGAGACTGCCGACATCGCCACAAGGCGGCCTCTAAGACCGAAGTGGAGCATGGGATCgtctgtctgcctgtctcTGTGTTGGTGcagtgggggggggtatgCAGTTGCACCTCCTCAACGCGCCCTGCTTCCTTTCGATGCTGCCTCTCCTTGGCAGTGCTCTGGATGGTTTTACGGCGATATGTGCTTGGtggagcgtgtgcgtgtgattGGGGTGCGGGAAGAGAGCAAAGGCAGTGAGGCAGCACAAACGACAAGTGGTACTCATACGCTTAGAGCTGGCGATGACAACCCTGCGcagcgccctcctcctcgcggagagtgagggggtggaggaggaggagggggggagggcagcgaCATTATCATGTGAGCTGAAGGGGACTACTCCAGTTGCGGCTCCCCCCAAGAGCTACCTCCTCACAGCTGTCATTGTCTCCTCCTCTCATGTTGCCCGCCATCGCTTCTCGTAGCGCCACGTTGAACCTCAAGGCAGAGGTGGACGTTCGACGAGAAGTGCTTGTGTACGCACCAAGGCACCGGCAACTTTCGAGAGCGATGAGACGGTTGATCTGGGAAGGGTACTGATAGAAAAGTGGATAAGCGGGACAAGATCTACGTGTCGCACGCACGAggggcacagagagaaagggagtAGGCGcgcttcgtgtgtgtgtgtgtgtcggtaTGTACACGTATCTTTGTAATGCAgcctgcgtgcgctgccgaCATCGAGTGAAGCAGTGCGACCTCCTCAAAACATAGCAAAGGAAGAGAAAAACGACCGCAGTACCAGTACGCATCGCTTTCCGTTCATTGGCCCCCATCCCCACCCTtgccatcagcagcagccccaaTCACGTGAAGCTCAGACACGGAGCacgaaaggggaggggggggtgcacgAGTGCACATCCTTGCGCCCTCTTCACCTCCCTCCTAGCCTTTTTCAATCGTCATCGTACTctggccgcggcgccagctCCCATtctggccgccgctgcaccgacTTCACGTTTTGGTTCTTCGCCGTCCCGTTGTAGTCGCCGATCTTCTTGGCCACGTTCTCCTTGGTTACCCCTGGCTCGTCGAGCCACTCCTTGATGTAGTCATCACGTGCTTTGGCCATTGTGTCGCGCTGATCCTCGTACGAGTACTCGGCCCAGTACTTGCGCTGGCGGGGGTCGAAGTATTGCGGGTTCTTCTCTTCCAAATTCACGTAGGCGGCCTTCATGCGCTTCTGGTACGGCATCTCTTGGTGCCGCATCGAGTTCTTCTCCACCGGCACACCGACGCGCAGGTCGTAGCGGGACTTCTCCTCATATGACATGTACATGCGGTTCTTCCGGTACCATTCActgtgcccctcctcccccggCTCCGGGCCCCACTCCTCTGGCCAGCCGAACTCCGGTGGTGGGGTGAGCCCCTCCTTGTCCTTCTTCCAGTCGTGCAGATGGTGCAGCTTCTCCGTCTCCGTCATTTGCTTCTTGGGCTCCAGCGACCGTACCGTGGGGCTCTGCATCTGGTCCTCGTAGTACCTATACCGCGGGGCGGGGTCGTGCTTTGGGTACATATCTTCGAAGAAACGgtagccaccgccgctgccttggAGGAGCAGTGAGGTGAAGTGGAaggccgctgctgagcatcGGAGTGGCGTGAGTCGCATCGCGCGACACGAAGATTTGCGCACCTCGGCACGCCGTTTTCTTTCGTCTGCGAGATAATGCGAAGCGCAAAGGGCTCGGTGAACATacagccgcacgcacgccacaAGTGCTGCTCTGCCGTGCGCCCGTTTTCCTTTCTCCTCTTGCGGAGGCTTGCGGTGCCCCTGCACAGAGTAACCTGAGGAtaagaaagggagagagggagagagttCGCCTATACACGAGTGACTCTTCGCTTAGTCCCGCACGCGTGCGATGGTGAGTGGGGAGATGGACAGGGAGTGGAAGGGAGGGGCGTCTGTGACTCCAGCACATCCTTCTTGACTGTCTCTATGACATTTTCTTGTGCTGTTTTTTCCTAGTCTAGCCCCCACCAAACTGCGGAGGGGCGATCCGCTTCCCTCGCCGTCcccacggaggcggcgctggaggttGCTACATGCTTCCAGAAACGATAACAATCACAGACTCAGACAACGCACGAGGACACAGCAatatacatgcacacaactACTGCGCTCCCCTGTTGTTGTTCAGAACTCGCTTAGAACTTCTCCGGCAGAACGCGAGATAAAAACGAGGTGATGTCGTCGATCTCCTGCGGGAGGGTGGAGTGATCCATGTCGTACTCCAGGAAGCTGATCGGGGCGACACCGCCGTCCTTCTCCAAAATCTCCTTCGTTTCCTTCGCGGCAGAAATGGGCACAACGGGGTCTTGACGGCCGTGGAACATGGTGATAGGAACAGCCTTCTGCACAatgcgcggcagcacatCCGTGCACGCAGCTAGGTAGCCGGACATGCACGCGATGCCAGCCGGGGCGATGTGCGCCGTCAGCCCAGTGCAGAGTGAGATGGCCGCGCCCTGGGAGAAGCCGCTGTAGACAACACGCTGCGGCGGGATGCCATACTTCTTCGTCGCCACGTGGGCAATGCTACGCACATAGTCGCAGGACTGTCGGACGGAGGCGGCATCCTGCcggccgcggagcaggccGCTGTTGCACATGTCCATGATGTCGTACCAAGCAGGCATCGGCATGCCGCCGTTGATCGTCACGCTCCGTGACGGGGCGGTAGGCAGCAGAAAGAGAAGGTGAGGCAGGCGGCGCAAGAGTTCGTGGCCGACGCTCTCCCAGCCGTACGCGGAGTCGCCCAGACCGTGAACGAGGGTGACGACGCCGGTCGGATTCTTGTTACCGATCTCCAGCAGCGTGCCATAGCGGAGGCCGTGAGTGATGGGGGTCGAGTTACGAATTGCCTGCAGCTTCTTCTGAAGATCGCCGTGCTCGATGCAGTCGGCGAAGTCGGTGACGGCGTACAacgtgcgcagctcctccttaATCTGCGCGTTCGTGAGCTGGTCGATCGGCACGGTCATGGTGGCGGATGTGGCTGCTGGTATCGCAGAGGGGGCGGACACGTTGCTAGGTGAGCGAGAAACGTTCGCTTTGGTGCTGCCGAGTGTGGAGGAGgtaagggggggggggaggaggaaggagggaggaaggaaggaaggtgAAACTGCcaaagaagagaagagagacggCAGCGGGCGCGCGTGTGACGCGGGAGGTGTACTGTAGCTCATGTGCGCCGATGGTATTGGCGTCGACAGAGCGGCGGAAACCGTGGCCGTTCACCTCATCCGCTCATCCTCGCCCACAGCAACAGCTTTCATGAGCGCCGCCGAAGATTGGCCGGCGTTCCTCATTGGGTGGAACCCTGACCCTCGATGCAAGTTGCCTCAGTGGGTTGCTCTGTACCGCTGCCTGTTCCTTCACGATGCGCCGCCTCTTTCCTCGTTCTTCGTGTGAGGGAGTTTAGTCAGGGAGCCCGTAGGCGCTTTCACGGGTGCGGTGACTCTTCGGTCGCCACGGCGCGCgaaaacacgaaaaaaaaaacaaaaaaaaggggaaggaggagggggggggggagaggcgaagaCGTCACAGTCTTTGCTTGTCAGCCACCGTCCCACACCCgaccacacacatacaggcGTTTCAAACAACACCCGCGCCTGCATCTTGGGTCGCACGCAGCAAACAAGGCGGATAGCGGGTATGAGGGaggcgtgggtgtgggggtgggagcAGCAATGAAGAGTACCCATACGAGGACACCGTGCATGGACGCAAAGGTGTCATCCTTGACTGAgccgtgcgtgtctgtgtctgcgtgcgccgccgaGAGAGACCCCCGCAATGACGAGGAGGTACGCTTAACGGAGGACGCGGGCTGACGAGCACTGCGAACGCCAGCCCTGATCCTAGGCCTACACATAAACCCGGTACCTTGCACTTGCTTGGTCTTTCAGCCCCTCGCCTTTCCCAGCCCTCTTCAAACAACCCTACCCATCCCCGACCCCTTCACTGACCACCCGCTCCAtctgcttgcttgcttgcatCCTCATTCTCAATCATCAACGTTGTCCTTCACACAGCacatgagagagagaaggttAGCAGCGCCATATGTGGTCTGCGTTGCCTGCGCAGCCGCCCATCACTGCTGCTTCGTTTTCGCCGCGCCAGCAGTAGCCGAGGCCGCACTCCCCTGTGACGCTTTGCGCCAGGCAACCAGTCGGGCCGTCGCTGCCAACATCGCGTAAATGGCAGTGACGAACAGCACCGGCCACACCCAGCGATGGAAGAAGCTCGTGCGAGCTGCCTTCACCGCGCCCGTGCTACGTCGTAC
This Leishmania major strain Friedlin complete genome, chromosome 24 DNA region includes the following protein-coding sequences:
- a CDS encoding putative short chain dehydrogenase/reductase, producing MLHFGLRGRLVAMSAVSAAAPLNITARRLLTSSGNASSSAASATSTSRSSAGTARASPSSSFASTPSVGRHKAVKSMSSPSAASAAADSIHKLSDDKAEASAYVCSADDVPSYSSASHMGYLMLHSRRLWLPLVLYACYYTLSAYLNPVQAGLYATASVVAQRLSVHGRRNKVHKDMTGYTCVVTGGTSGIGLYTAMQLLDMGAHVIIAAPSGKETETMDFLQRNCRVAAPAATATVASSSASPECEPLENRVTFISMDYMDQLDVMAAAARIKALAHDRIDLLVNCAGVWKEEPTLTKQKLEEHIGVNFLGPFHFTEALLPSLRKSSHRCGRIVYVTCASHNGVSRGNVVRERMMLLPGPNELQITARCYSASKLGNIYHAQSIANRRYEGIPLNRQSDLHPVDVCCADPGFCFTSLQQANVSPFLGNSIVARTLRSLWIKDAYEGSQTVVNCCVRDTIENGGYYAECALMPSGLSKRAQDPKSRDDVVRWAMAKTIAKYYTVRQE
- a CDS encoding putative lysophospholipase; protein product: MTVPIDQLTNAQIKEELRTLYAVTDFADCIEHGDLQKKLQAIRNSTPITHGLRYGTLLEIGNKNPTGVVTLVHGLGDSAYGWESVGHELLRRLPHLLFLLPTAPSRSVTINGGMPMPAWYDIMDMCNSGLLRGRQDAASVRQSCDYVRSIAHVATKKYGIPPQRVVYSGFSQGAAISLCTGLTAHIAPAGIACMSGYLAACTDVLPRIVQKAVPITMFHGRQDPVVPISAAKETKEILEKDGGVAPISFLEYDMDHSTLPQEIDDITSFLSRVLPEKF
- a CDS encoding putative short chain dehydrogenase/reductase, which codes for MFHHVSMFEGEHVYHYGRHTFTIMRDSAAMGMIPAGCILGYIVTHISSSLVIPFEVQCVLMAALFVLSRLIAAGRRNRCTKDLTGRHVVLTGGTSGIGKATAAQLAKMGADITIIAKDSPHAAEALLYVRSHAKNSVDQQIHLQPLNLDDFIAVREYCKRARQSNRSIDILVNAAGVLREKYVTTRFGDDVQLAVNFLGPYLLTEGLLPLVEAAHGRIVYVACAAHVGVKGNVVQTYLSGRGVWSPRVAGKFDGLEQYGLTKLGNIFHAQQLALRSYPVPAKSSVSSRLTRQQQVIMTPGERKQPASRRSGYAAAVEAAAASQASGTVATGATATVGIEPRFTCCACSPGGVITNLYRSTPFSGTFVYLYYLYILVMRTAWEGSQTVVNCCVRDDFKNGGYYMNTCYQPAGLSKTACNVAERDQVMTWAHNKMKPYMKWE